The genomic stretch CCCTCATCGGCCAGGACGCAAACGTTTTTTGTGTTCTGATGCATGCCCTGAAGTAACCCCTGCACGGTTGTGTCGTCGTAGATGGTCTGGCGCCCTTTCGGTTTGGGTGGTTTATTTTTTTCGTGTTCGCTGTATAGACGTTGAGCTTTTTTAGTCTTTGGGCTCGTCATCGCTGTCATCCTCCTTCATTGCCAGGGCAATATCGTATTCGATGGCTTTGCTGAGTTTTTTCTGCAATTCCTTGCGATGGATCTCCCAAATCTGGATGTCCCGTAGCCATTGCAGTAGCTGTTCTTGGTGCTTCTTTTCGGCCGCGATCTCCGCCTCACGAATTGGTTTGAAAAAGTAATTGATTAAGCTTGATTTCCTTTCGCCAGAGTCTGCGATCAACAGTCCATAAAGCGAC from Marinobacter adhaerens HP15 encodes the following:
- a CDS encoding DUF3987 domain-containing protein, whose product is MQQNERFPRRLAAIPGQQSLLERYSELPDLTRLGLIGDAVDKALKEIQAPHPLTLLACLIAASTATQSLYDVERPAGGRTSLSLYGLLIADSGERKSSLINYFFKPIREAEIAAEKKHQEQLLQWLRDIQIWEIHRKELQKKLSKAIEYDIALAMKEDDSDDEPKD